The following proteins come from a genomic window of Candidatus Eisenbacteria bacterium:
- the tkt gene encoding transketolase, whose translation MGTSAALRDTALDRLAINTIRFLALDAVEKAKSGHPGMPMGMADVAYLLWTRYLRYQPQEPEWPDRDRFVLSAGHGSMLLYAMLHLTGYDLPIEELMRFRQLGSRTPGHPEKSKDPGIETTTGPLGQGFGNGVGMALAAKMMATRFNSDDFAPVTHRVFGIVSDGDLMEGIASEAASLAGHWGLGNLVYIYDDNHITIEGDTSLAFSEDAGRRFEAYGWQVSKADPYDHDALARAIDAAIADTARPSLVITRSHIGYGAPNKQDTREAHGEALGPEETAAAKRALGWPESPPFLVPPEVRAVFARRAEEVAPEADAWRRELARWKERHPERAALWDAHLSRRVPGDIMEQLLATAPSGPAATRAHGNAVLQKAAALVPALAGGSADLEPSTKTRIAGSPSVQKSAYEGRNLHFGVREHAMAAIANGMALHGTFIPYGASFLVFTDYARPSIRLSALMEQQVIWVFTHDSVFLGEDGPTHQPIEHLGSLRMIPHLLVIRPADGLETAGAWGLALERRDAPTLMALTRQNLPALERSRPLTSADVRRGAYLLRDASRPDPVTLIATGSEVWVAVEAAKKLEAGGVGARVVSAPAPQLLLEEKADTIESLLGPARRRVSLEAGATGWWYRFVGLDGLAIGVDRFGASAPYPALQEHFGLTPDRVADRVLEWARR comes from the coding sequence ATGGGCACCAGCGCCGCGCTGCGCGACACGGCTCTCGACCGTCTGGCGATCAACACCATCCGCTTTCTGGCGCTCGACGCGGTCGAGAAGGCCAAGTCCGGTCATCCGGGAATGCCGATGGGAATGGCGGACGTCGCCTATCTCCTGTGGACCCGCTACCTGCGCTACCAGCCGCAGGAACCGGAATGGCCGGATCGCGACCGCTTCGTCCTGTCGGCGGGCCACGGCTCCATGCTGCTCTACGCCATGCTCCATCTCACCGGCTACGACCTGCCGATCGAGGAGCTGATGCGCTTCCGCCAGCTCGGGAGCCGCACCCCCGGACATCCGGAAAAGAGCAAGGACCCGGGGATCGAGACCACCACCGGACCGCTCGGGCAGGGCTTCGGCAACGGCGTCGGCATGGCGCTGGCCGCGAAGATGATGGCCACCCGCTTCAACAGCGACGACTTCGCGCCGGTCACGCACCGGGTGTTCGGCATCGTGAGCGACGGCGACCTCATGGAAGGCATCGCTTCCGAGGCGGCGTCGCTCGCGGGGCACTGGGGCCTCGGCAACCTGGTCTACATTTACGACGACAACCACATCACGATCGAGGGCGACACGTCGCTGGCGTTCTCCGAGGACGCCGGGCGGCGCTTCGAGGCCTACGGCTGGCAGGTCTCGAAGGCCGATCCCTACGATCACGACGCGCTGGCTCGCGCCATCGACGCCGCGATCGCCGACACCGCGCGTCCCAGCCTGGTGATCACCCGCAGTCACATCGGTTACGGCGCGCCCAACAAGCAGGACACGCGCGAGGCGCACGGCGAGGCGCTCGGCCCCGAGGAAACCGCGGCGGCCAAGCGCGCGCTCGGATGGCCCGAGTCGCCTCCATTCCTGGTGCCGCCCGAAGTGCGCGCCGTGTTCGCGCGCCGCGCCGAGGAAGTGGCGCCCGAGGCGGACGCGTGGCGCCGGGAGCTCGCGCGCTGGAAGGAGCGCCATCCCGAGCGCGCCGCGCTCTGGGACGCGCATCTGTCGCGTCGCGTGCCCGGCGACATCATGGAGCAGCTGCTCGCCACGGCCCCGAGCGGCCCCGCCGCGACCCGCGCCCACGGCAATGCCGTGCTGCAGAAGGCGGCGGCGCTGGTGCCGGCTCTGGCCGGCGGGAGCGCGGACCTCGAGCCCTCCACCAAGACGCGGATCGCCGGCTCGCCCTCGGTCCAGAAGAGCGCCTATGAAGGGCGGAATCTGCACTTCGGCGTGCGCGAGCACGCCATGGCCGCGATCGCCAACGGCATGGCCCTGCACGGCACCTTCATCCCGTATGGAGCGTCGTTCCTGGTCTTCACCGACTACGCCCGCCCCTCGATCCGGCTCTCCGCGCTGATGGAGCAGCAGGTGATCTGGGTGTTCACGCACGACAGCGTGTTCCTGGGCGAGGACGGGCCGACGCACCAGCCCATCGAGCACCTGGGCTCGCTGCGCATGATTCCTCACCTGCTGGTGATCCGCCCCGCCGACGGCCTCGAGACCGCGGGTGCGTGGGGGCTGGCGCTCGAGCGCCGCGACGCACCCACGCTGATGGCGCTCACGCGCCAGAACCTCCCGGCGCTCGAGCGTTCCCGTCCGCTCACATCCGCGGACGTGCGCCGCGGCGCCTATCTGCTGCGCGACGCGTCGCGACCCGATCCGGTCACGCTGATCGCCACGGGCTCCGAGGTCTGGGTGGCGGTCGAAGCGGCGAAGAAGCTCGAAGCCGGAGGGGTCGGCGCGCGCGTCGTGAGCGCACCCGCACCCCAGCTGCTGCTGGAGGAAAAGGCGGATACGATCGAGTCCCTGCTCGGCCCGGCGCGGCGGCGCGTCTCGCTCGAAGCCGGGGCTACCGGCTGGTGGTACCGGTTCGTCGGTCTCGACGGTCTGGCGATCGGCGTGGATCGCTTTGGAGCTTCTGCGCCTTATCCGGCGCTTCAGGAGCACTTCGGACTGACGCCGGATCGAGTCGCGGATCGGGTGCTGGAGTGGGCACGGCGCTGA